A single region of the Nicotiana sylvestris chromosome 6, ASM39365v2, whole genome shotgun sequence genome encodes:
- the LOC138871191 gene encoding uncharacterized protein, with protein sequence MKAQALADHLAENPVDKEYEPLRTYFPDKEVMHIDELEQVENPGWKLFFDGAPNMKGVGIEAALISETGHHYPVIAQLWFYCTNNMAEYEACILGLRLAADINVREVLVLGDSDLLVYQIQGEWETRDLNLIPYRQCLHDLC encoded by the coding sequence atgaaagcccaagcattggccgatcatttggccgagaacccggtcgataaAGAGTATGAGCCCctaaggacttattttcctgataaagaggtgatgcacattgatgaactagaacaggtcGAAAacccaggttggaaacttttctttgatggggctcctaacatgaaaggagtcggaatagaagctgcgcttatttctgaaacagggcatcactatcctgttatagCTCAACTttggttttattgcaccaacaatatggctgaatacgaggcatgcattttgggtttgaggctagctgcagacatcaATGTCCGGGAAGttctggtcttgggagactcggatcttctggtgtaccaaattcaaggagaatgggaaacgcgagatttgaatctcataccataccgacaatgcttgcatgatctttgttaa